The genomic stretch actctaccaactgagctatatcctcagttcgTGGCTGAGCATTTTTAGACGGCATAGTCAGGAGGAAAAACtgactcaagaaataaaacaaaaaataacagagGCACCCTATCTGGTTCTGATTCTAAAGTAATAGAAAGGTTAATATTCCTATAAACCTCTGTACCAAAATGATTTTATCTCTTTTACTGTGCTGAAATCTGAATATATGTCCTGTGAATATGCTAATCATGTGTGAAAGTTTTTTTCCTCAGCATGAACAGACTCAAGTGAGCTTGTGGCCCCTTCTATTTTCAAAGCCAGCAGTGAAACAAATTCATAGGTCTTTCTCCTCTGCTTCTGGCACTACACCTCTTTCTTTGactttgatcctcttgcctaTGATTACAGTGGGCCTACCTGGATAGTTCTTCCATCTCAAGAGTTTCAATTTAACCACATTCTGTTGGTCATGTGAGGTgacattcacaggttccagagaTTAGAATGCATACCTCTTTGGGAGGCAAGGGAGTCCAGTACGGGGTGTTTCCAGATGTTGGCTATTGGGAAAAGACCACAAACATTTGTACAGGTTAgtgcgtttgtgtgtgtgagcataAATCCTTATTTCTCCACGACAGAGACCCAGGAATATAATCACCGGATCGTACGATAATTGCATATTTTGTTTTACAAGAAACCGTCCATGGGTTTCCCAGACTGTAATACTTTACATCTGTATCACAATGTACGAGTGATCCAAGTATCTCTGCATCCCCGTCGGTATTTGGGGTTGTTACCATGTCTCAGTTTTGCCAATCTGAAAGGCGGGCAGTGCTATCTTAtcgtggttttaatttgcaatctGCGAATGGCCTGTGATCCCGGACCCTCTTTCCTTGTGGACAGGGGACACGGGACGTGGGACAGGGTGGCGGTGCCACGTCGACCTAGCTCGGAGGCCAGAGTGTGCGGTGCAGCCTTTCTGTGAAGGCGTCTACCTCTTACTGCAAACCAGAGGGGGCCGGCGGGCCCGGCGACCCCAGCCTGCAGCTCCGCGGGGGCGGCCGTTGCGGGTCTCCGCGGGAACCCAGGGCAGGGGCGGCCAGGGGCCAGGCCAGGCACGCCGGAACCGCAGCGCGAGGCGGGACGCACGTGCGCCGCGTCGCCCGCGCTGTTGGTCCGCGTTGCCCCCGCGGACAGGGCGGGGCGTCGGGAGCGCGACCTTTGGCGGCGGTCTCCATCGAGGACGACCACCTCATTAGTGCTTGTCCCTCGGTCGTGGCGGGAGGGAGGTCGAGGGAAACCCAGGAAGCCACACCCGGTTGGCTGGGTCCTCGCCCGCCAACGCCGCCGCCGCTTGCGCCTCGCGGGCGCGGGGCCGTTTCCCGCCACCGGCAGTCGGCGCGGCCGCGAGGGGGCGCCGCAGGGCCCGCTCCATGGCGTCCCGCGGCGGCGGCCTGGGCCTGCTGGCCTGGCTCCTGCTCCTGCGGCCGCGGCTCGGCGAGGCCCGCGCGGCCTCTGCACCCCCTGCGTCCCCTCCGCCCACCACCGGGGCGCTGCTGACCCCGCCCATGGCCGCGGGGCCCACGGGTCCGGCGGTGTTTGGTTCTGTTGACCCTGGTTCCTACAGGACTCGGGCACAGGCGCGGTCAGAAGAGGAGACTACGAAGAAAGTGGAATTCACTTCAGGTGACTTCTCAGCCACACCCTGACGCAGAGACTGCCTGGCCCGAGGGGTCGGGACCCTGAGGTCTAGGAGGCGGGCGCAGGAACCGCGGTCCCTGGGTGCTGGGTGCGGGCTCTGAGCGACCCAGCCTGCCCTTGAGATCTGAGGGGACGCAGCCATTCCCCAAGGAGTCTCAGGGATGCGGACCTGCCCTGGGGTCTGAGGGACATGGCTTGCTCCTCGGGGTCTGAGGATCTGGCTCAGGTGGCAGTGCAGCAGCATCTTTACTCTCAGCCCTCCCTTCACTGACCTGCTCCAGCATGTGGTCAAAGGTCTATGAGGATAGTTGGTGGAAGGCCAGCCGAGTCGGGGAAGTGGCCCTGGCAGGTGAGCCTGCAGGTAGAGAATCAACACATATGCGGAGGCTCCCTCATCTCCAATCAGTTGGTGCTCACTGCGGCCCACTGCGTATATGGGTGAGTGAGTGGGGCTCTGGGCTTGGGCCCCTGATCAGGTCGTGTGACCTGGAGCTAGTCTTATCCCCTCCCTGagtttcctcttcctcatctgaaaagggggatgggatttttttttttaatttcctctggaTGATACCTGAGGATTTGCATTTCTGACTCCTGAACAGGTGATAACTAGTCTGGTGACCACACTTGGAGTACTACTGGCTAGAGTGGTGACGGGTTGGGGAGGAGATATAGTttggagggaggctgggaagcaCCTGGACTGGGTGGAAGGGAAGTGTGTATGTAGACCCTTCAGGATCTCTCCGTAGCCATCTGGAATACACAGTGAAGCTGGGGATCGGAGACCTGCGGTTTGAAAAGGCAGTCGTGGTCCCAGTCAAAGACATTGTCGTCCACCAGTATTACACTGCTTTTGGATTCATCGCAAATGACATTGCGCTTGCTCTGCTGGCTTACCCTGTGACTTACTCCGCATTCATTCAGCCTATATGCCTCCCTGAAAAGACTTTCTTGGTAGAGGCTAATACCATGTGCTGGGTCACCGGATGGGGCAAGCTAAACGAGCTAGGTGAGATTGTGAAGCAGGACTACCACAACCTTAGGCCCAGGGAGGAGGATACCTAGCAGCTTGGTGTTGGTCTGCAAGCTaaagggagggacagggagggagatTTTCTAGTAGGGGAGtaaggaaggagcagggagaagATGCTGCCAGGGAGTAATTTAACAACTGTCTGTCAGGAGTTGGGGGCTCGGGTGCCAAGCATGGTGGGTTTTTTCAAGGACAGATTTTAGGTCAGGAACTGATGAGCTGTCTGTGAATTTTAGTGTTCCTCCACGGAAGTATCTGCTTTGATAGCTAGGAAGCTTCCTGGTTGTGAGAAGAGGGAAGAAACTCTCAATGGGGCTATAGGACCTCCTATTCCTGGACTTTTGGGATTTTGGTACCTTTGGGGCACCACCTGTCTGAGAGTCTGTAATATTGTTCTAGAAAGTAAAGTTGCTTTATAGATGCACAGGGCACCCTGGTGATACTTAGAATGACAGAATTTGCTTGTCATTTCTCAGACTGACAAGACTGGCTTTCCTCCCCTGGGCTGTTTTTACTATTGCCTTGATTTGGATCTTAACATCCTCCTACACTCACGTCAGTGTTAGATCTCATTTCCTTCAGGGTCAGCTGGAGACGATAGCCAATTCCTAAGAGGAACCTGTGTGTGAACACTGAATTGAGACTCAGAGTAAGTACTGCTGCACCTGTCTAGTTGCATTCATGCAGATCCACTCCTAAATTATCTTTCTGTACAGAGAAAGTAGCACCAGATATTCTTCAGGAGGTTGAGCTAAGCATTATTCGTTACGAGGAATGTAATGACATATTCCAGAAAAGGATGGAAACTAAAGGTCAACTTGTCAGGGAAGGGGTAGTCTGTGCCTataatgaagaaggaaaggatTCCTGCCAGGTCAGTTTCATGGGCCCCTTGCTCCTCTGCATTACAGTTTTCTCCTCAAAGGTTTCTTATCCCCAGACAAAAGAGCCTGGGTTGTCCCCTAGTTCCCCCATTCACCTTTATTCAAGTAATGGTATACGAGGACAAGCCACCATGACTCTGCTGGGCTAGCCTGACATGGTCCTTTGGGAGAGAATAGTGGATGCTGCCTGGTGGGGGAGATGGGTTGTGAAATGGGGGGAGCAGGTTATAATACAATTTCCATGTTTTGGACTCCTTTTATATGGCATGCAATACACTTGGGTGAACAGTTTGTTCATTTTTGCCTTAGAGTAGATGCATTATCTtcatttatgttacttttttggAACACAGTTTTTTCAGTAGGtagacattttttatttgttaaaaatttcagTACTAAAATCTCATGCTCATAGGAACTAGGAGTTGGCAGGTGCCTGGGAACACCACATGTGTGCCCCTCTTGCCAGTAACCTGAAGTGCCATTAACCTGCTGTGATGTGGATTGATTCCATTCttgccttttgtttctttctttttctccagggAGATTCTGGGGGGCCCCTGGTCTGTGAATTTAATGAAACATGGATCCAGGTGGGGATCGTGAGCTGGGGCATTGGTTGTGGTCGCCTAGGCTACCCTGGAGTATATACAGAAGTTAGTTTCTACAGGGATTGGTTAACTCGTCTAGTGAACCAGGCTTCCTGTCTGGACTCAGCAAACTTCCTCATCTTAAGCCTGTGTGTGGGCATCCCAATGACCCTGTGATTACCCTGGCCCACTCCCCTCCTGTTTCTGAGTCTCCCACTAGGCCTCTCCTCtgaccttcctttccttctcaatGCCCTTTCTTCAAAGTCTGATTGGGATCTGTCGTCTCTGGGGAGACCCACATGGAGTATGGCAGGGAGACTGGGGCCTGAAAGTGTCCCAGCCTGGTGCTCTGCTCACTGGCCTCAGCCAACCTATGTCTGCTGGAAATATGGATGAACTGATCTAGCTAGAGGGCCAACAAGCCTGCCACTGGGAGCGTGGTGACTGACGGACACCTTGGAGAACATCTGCCAAAGGAGAGAAGTCTTCGTGGTGAAGGAAGCCCTGAACCTGGCCCTGATTTCAGAGTCTCCCTGAGACGTGTCACACCAGTCAGTGAGGTGAATGTCCAAGGGAATAAGGAGGCGCTGGCAGGTCCCTGCAGAGATGTGAGGCCTAGGACTTCAGCTCCACCTGGTTCGGTGCCTAGAGCTGGCACAGGTTCCCTTGTACCTCAGTGTGGATCTGACTGCGTGTGGGTAGCCTGTGGAACACGGGCCTTGTGGGATACCCCAATCTGGCATCCTTTCCTCAGTGCCGGAGTGGCTGCATCAGGGACACTCCAAGTTGTGTTGAGGCAGTTTTGAGTGTGGAGATTTCAGACGTGAactgaataaatgtttgttggaGAGTTCCCTGTGTGTTCTGAAGTTCTGCTCACTTGGGGTATTTGCATCCACATAACTTCCTCTGTAGAGAACTGGGTCCCTATTTAGCTAAGGATGATAGTCTTCATTTAATTCTAAAAGAGCCAAAGATAAGAATTTTGTCTACCCCCTTTGAAATCTTATGGGTGGTTACAGTAAGTGGGTCCTGTGGCATGTGTGCCTGATTCTGGGATCATCATCTATTATGGTTTGTATCTGAATTACCCCCAAAGACTCAGATGTGGAGGGCTTTGTCCCCATGCAACAATATTTAGAGATTGGGCCTTTGGGAAATGATTGGCTCATCAGGGCTCTGTTGACATCAATGGATTAATAGCTTGAAGGCCTTATTGGGAACTACAGGAGTTGGGACCTGTTTGAAGGAAGGAGTTCACTAGAGGTGTGCCCTTGGGAACTctgtcttgtccctggcccctttctctctcctttgtgaCTATcatgagctgagctgctttcctgcaTCACACCCTTCCACCCTGTCGTTCTGCCTTAtcccaggcccaaagcagtggagtcagctgactcgactgaaatctctgaaaccatcagccaaaataaatctttctttttctaagttgttcttgtcaagtattttaaTCATATCAATAAAACTGAGTAAGACATTATCTCTTTAGACTGGGGTTTTGTCATTGAGGTTAGCAGATCTGTAGTCAGGAGTAGGGGAGCATGAGAGACTGAGGCTGGCAAGTGGCATACTCACACACCTGGGGACCTCTCCTCACTGCCTGTCCCATGTGTGCACTAAAGAGACAGGATGGCCTGTGGGCTGGGTGTTGAGTCTAAAGAGCAGAGGACCCACAGGGAGAAGACTGGGTAGGAAGaactcactgtgtgtgtgtgtgtgtgtgagagagagagagagagagagaagagagagagcatgcaACAGCTCTTCTTCCCAATTGCCAGCTATTGCCCCAGTGAGCTTTGTGGCTGGCTGCTGACCATTCTCCAGCCTTGGCCTCCTGTGCACCCATCCTTTGTCCATTGCGAGAGCTCCCACTTACAGAGGGCATCAGTGGGCAGCCTGTGATGGCCCCGCTTGTTACCTTGGGCAGGCTGGGATTGGGACAGTCTGCTCTGCAAATACCACCTAGTTACATCTCTACCCAGTAAATTATAGGTCACATTCAGAAGAAGTAAATTGGGCTATTCCACGTTGTTCCCTGTGCTGGGAATGCCAGTCTGGCCTCTAATTCCCTACTTCATCCTCCTCCTTGGTGAACACCCAATATGAGGATTGCCTCATGCACTGGACCATAGAATGTAACATGCTTTCTTCCAGGCTCTCCTGACTTTGGAGGCCCTGAGCCTGTTCCTTTctatatttgtgtatgttgacATTTCATTGCTGAAGGCCAGGGCCCTCTGGTCCATCATGTTCTATCTCCTATCCTCTAGTTCCAGGCCTAGCCTAGAGCAGGAGTTCAGGAGCTGTCTGGTCAATGGATGGATGGGTTGATAGATAAATGAATATTCACATAGC from Sciurus carolinensis chromosome 17, mSciCar1.2, whole genome shotgun sequence encodes the following:
- the LOC124968237 gene encoding serine protease 44-like, which gives rise to MASRGGGLGLLAWLLLLRPRLGEARAASAPPASPPPTTGALLTPPMAAGPTGPAVFGSVDPGSYRTRAQARSEEETTKKVEFTSACGQRSMRIVGGRPAESGKWPWQVSLQVENQHICGGSLISNQLVLTAAHCVYGHLEYTVKLGIGDLRFEKAVVVPVKDIVVHQYYTAFGFIANDIALALLAYPVTYSAFIQPICLPEKTFLVEANTMCWVTGWGKLNELEKVAPDILQEVELSIIRYEECNDIFQKRMETKGQLVREGVVCAYNEEGKDSCQGDSGGPLVCEFNETWIQVGIVSWGIGCGRLGYPGVYTEVSFYRDWLTRLVNQASCLDSANFLILSLCVGIPMTL